In the Corynebacterium kroppenstedtii genome, one interval contains:
- a CDS encoding aspartate carbamoyltransferase catalytic subunit, with the protein MKHLLSMADLSADDITGLLDEAQNFKEALEGRELKKLPTLRGRTIFTVFYENSTRTRSSFETAGKWMSADVINISASSSSVKKGESLQDTGLTLTAIGADALIIRHPSSGAAQQLAHWVAPNGDGPSVINAGDGAHQHPTQALLDALTLRQRLGGINGRKIVIVGDILHSRVARSNAELLTKLGAEVVYVAPPTLLPYGVETWPVRISYDMDSELADADAVMMLRVQAERMAGGFFPSHREYATLYGMSTAREAKMKDKAIIMHPGPMLRGMEINYSVADAPRTAVLQQVNNGVHVRMAVLFSLIIGTHGQSHTTKES; encoded by the coding sequence ATGAAGCACCTTCTCTCGATGGCGGATCTCTCTGCCGATGACATCACAGGTCTCTTAGACGAAGCTCAGAACTTCAAAGAAGCTCTCGAAGGACGCGAACTCAAGAAACTGCCCACCCTACGGGGTCGGACAATCTTCACCGTTTTCTACGAAAACTCTACCCGCACACGATCCAGCTTTGAAACTGCAGGAAAGTGGATGAGTGCCGACGTCATCAACATCAGCGCATCATCATCAAGTGTGAAAAAGGGTGAATCGCTCCAAGACACCGGTTTAACTCTCACGGCGATAGGCGCCGATGCACTCATCATCCGCCATCCCAGTTCCGGAGCGGCGCAACAATTGGCCCACTGGGTGGCCCCTAACGGGGACGGGCCCAGCGTCATCAATGCTGGTGATGGTGCCCATCAACACCCGACGCAGGCGTTGTTGGACGCACTAACTCTTCGTCAACGCCTCGGTGGAATCAATGGGCGGAAAATTGTGATCGTGGGGGATATTCTCCACTCGCGAGTCGCACGCTCTAATGCCGAGTTATTGACAAAACTGGGGGCGGAAGTCGTTTACGTCGCTCCACCGACGCTACTCCCGTATGGGGTAGAGACATGGCCGGTCCGGATTTCCTATGACATGGATTCCGAGCTTGCCGACGCAGATGCTGTCATGATGTTGCGCGTTCAAGCCGAACGCATGGCCGGAGGTTTCTTCCCCAGTCACCGCGAATACGCCACGCTATACGGAATGAGCACAGCACGTGAGGCCAAAATGAAAGATAAGGCCATCATCATGCACCCGGGGCCCATGCTTCGCGGTATGGAGATTAATTACTCTGTGGCAGATGCCCCGCGAACTGCGGTTTTGCAACAGGTGAACAACGGTGTCCATGTCCGCATGGCGGTTTTGTTCTCGCTCATTATCGGTACCCACGGACAATCTCATACAACGAAGGAGTCATAA
- the carA gene encoding glutamine-hydrolyzing carbamoyl-phosphate synthase small subunit, which translates to MASPSSHTDAQSGSLPAILVLADGRVFRGTSFGATGRALGEAVFTTGMTGYQETMTDPSYRRQLVCATAPQIGNTGWNDEDDESRGSTIWVSGLIIRDLSTRPSNWRSKRSLEDEMASQGIIGIKNVDTRALVRHLRNKGSVNAGIFTGDEATKPVDELLSVVNEIPSMAGQDLAEEVSTNEPYIVEPEGTSSQSNTLTVVAYDMGIKTNTPRNFSRRGVKTVVVPANTSFEDIQKYNPDGVFISNGPGDPSTADIMVDIVRQVLSEKIPFFGICFGNQIFGRALGLDTYKLKFGHRGINVPVVNLATGRVSITAQNHGFALLPPHAHDASEKLSTEELTASFDTPFGPAHVTHICPNDNVVEGVALNDGRAFSVQYHPEAAAGPHDANPLFDQFVTAMQKGKAK; encoded by the coding sequence ATCGCCTCTCCTTCGTCTCATACCGACGCTCAGTCGGGGAGTCTTCCTGCCATCCTCGTTCTTGCTGATGGTCGTGTTTTCCGCGGTACATCTTTCGGTGCCACAGGCCGTGCGCTTGGCGAGGCCGTCTTCACCACGGGCATGACCGGTTACCAGGAGACGATGACGGATCCCTCCTATCGTCGTCAGCTAGTGTGCGCGACCGCGCCACAAATCGGAAACACCGGGTGGAATGATGAAGACGATGAGTCACGTGGATCTACCATCTGGGTATCCGGGTTGATTATCCGTGACCTTTCCACCCGCCCGTCTAATTGGCGGAGCAAACGTTCCCTTGAGGACGAAATGGCGTCACAGGGAATAATCGGCATTAAGAACGTCGACACGCGTGCATTGGTTCGCCATCTGCGCAACAAAGGATCGGTCAACGCCGGAATCTTTACTGGGGATGAGGCCACGAAACCCGTCGACGAGCTTTTGTCGGTTGTTAACGAGATTCCATCAATGGCTGGCCAGGATCTTGCCGAAGAAGTGAGCACCAATGAGCCTTATATTGTCGAGCCCGAGGGAACGTCGTCGCAGTCAAATACTCTGACCGTCGTCGCCTATGACATGGGAATTAAGACCAATACGCCGCGAAACTTCTCGCGACGTGGCGTTAAGACAGTTGTTGTCCCGGCGAATACCTCATTCGAGGATATCCAGAAGTACAACCCTGATGGGGTGTTTATCTCCAACGGTCCGGGGGATCCATCGACGGCGGACATCATGGTCGACATCGTCCGTCAGGTTCTTTCAGAGAAAATCCCATTTTTCGGAATTTGTTTCGGGAATCAGATTTTCGGGCGAGCACTCGGTTTAGACACCTACAAGCTCAAGTTTGGTCACCGCGGAATTAATGTCCCAGTTGTCAATCTCGCCACGGGACGCGTATCTATCACCGCTCAAAACCACGGATTCGCATTGCTTCCTCCGCATGCTCATGATGCGTCGGAAAAACTCAGTACTGAAGAGCTAACAGCCAGCTTCGATACTCCATTCGGGCCTGCTCACGTCACCCACATTTGCCCTAATGACAACGTGGTAGAAGGCGTCGCTCTTAACGACGGGCGAGCTTTCTCTGTGCAATACCACCCGGAGGCGGCTGCGGGTCCCCATGACGCGAATCCGCTTTTCGACCAGTTCGTGACCGCTATGCAAAAAGGAAAGGCCAAGTAA
- the mihF gene encoding integration host factor, actinobacterial type, producing MALPQLTPEQRAAALEKAAQARKARAELKEKLKKGETDLQAVLKKADEDEILGKMKVSALLEALPKVGKVKAQEIMKELEIAPTRRLRGLGERQRRALLERFGFDPEK from the coding sequence GTGGCCCTTCCCCAGTTAACGCCCGAACAGCGTGCTGCTGCACTCGAGAAAGCTGCTCAAGCTCGCAAGGCACGTGCCGAGCTCAAGGAAAAGCTCAAGAAAGGTGAGACCGACCTTCAGGCAGTGTTGAAGAAGGCCGACGAGGACGAAATCCTGGGCAAGATGAAGGTCTCGGCTTTGCTTGAGGCGTTGCCAAAGGTGGGTAAGGTTAAGGCTCAGGAAATCATGAAAGAGCTGGAAATCGCCCCGACACGTCGTTTGCGTGGCCTAGGTGAGCGTCAGCGTCGTGCTCTGCTAGAGCGCTTTGGCTTCGACCCGGAGAAATAA
- the carB gene encoding carbamoyl-phosphate synthase large subunit, whose translation MPRRTNLNHVLVIGSGPIVIGQACEFDYSGTQACRVLEQEGLRVTLINSNPATIMTDPEFADHTYIEPIDPEYIEKIFEKEAAEGHPVDAVLATLGGQTALNAAIQLDRRGILAKHHVELIGADIEAIERGEDRQKFKDIVEKIGGESARSRVCHNMEEVHETVAELGLPVVVRPSFTMGGLGSGLAYTYDDIDRIAGGGLAASPEANVLIEESILGWKEYELELMRDGNDNVVIVCSIENVDAVGVHTGDSVTVAPALTLTDREFQVMRDQAIAILREVGVDTGGCNIQFAVNPDNGRIVTIEMNPRVSRSSALASKATGFPIAKIAAKLAIGYTLDEIRNDITGVTPAAFEPTLDYVVVKAPRFAFEKFPGSDDTLTTSMKSVGEAMALGRNYIAGLNKVLRSLENKESGFWTYPDEHFAGESAKDKAAVVDMLRVPKEGRVYLVELALRLGASVDEVHEASGIDPWFIAEIEQLVAFRQELETAPVLTENLLRRAKYLGLSDAQIASVRPELAGENGVRTLRWSLGIRPVFKTVDTCAAEFEAKTPYHYSAYELDPAAESEVTPQREREKILILGSGPNRIGQGIEFDYSCVHAALELSRIGYETVMVNCNPETVSTDYDTADRLYFEPLTFEDVMEVYHAESESGNVAGVICQLGGQTPLGLAERLKEAGVPVIGTTPEAINLAEDRGEFGGVLQRSGLPAPAYGTAKNLDEAQAVASSIGYPVLVRPSYVLGGRGMEIVYDDDSLADYISRATEITHDHPVLVDRFLDNAIEIDVDALCDGDEVYLAGVMEHIEEAGIHSGDSACAIPPMTLGTEDIDTVRRSTASLAREIGVRGLMNVQFALKDDTLYVIEANPRASRTVPFVSKATGVPLAKAAARISVGATLHELRMEGMIPTDHDGGSLPLDAPIAVKEAVLPFRRFRRQDGSLLDSLLSPEMKSTGEVMGLDRAFGAAYAKSQAGAYGRLPISGTVFVSVANHDKRTMVFPTQRLATLGFSLLATEGTAGMLRRNGIPCEVVAKQSQVHEDNPSVDHVEVGTVHRDKEGRRSIVDLILDDQVDLIINTPAGSSGARHDGYEIRAAALNAEIPCITTVQAAVAAVQAIESIHGISETAPKEHGSGGQGNPQPGQDGAEEDDHKPNASLMVAAIQDLHA comes from the coding sequence ATGCCACGCCGTACGAACCTAAACCACGTGCTGGTCATCGGGTCTGGCCCTATTGTCATCGGACAAGCATGTGAATTTGACTACTCCGGAACTCAGGCATGTCGAGTCCTCGAACAAGAAGGACTCCGCGTCACCTTAATTAATTCGAATCCAGCGACCATCATGACAGATCCTGAGTTCGCGGATCATACTTATATTGAGCCCATCGATCCCGAATACATCGAAAAGATCTTCGAAAAAGAAGCTGCCGAAGGGCACCCCGTTGATGCTGTTCTTGCCACACTGGGCGGACAGACGGCTCTCAACGCCGCAATTCAGCTTGATCGGCGCGGAATTCTGGCCAAACACCACGTAGAACTCATTGGTGCTGATATTGAGGCTATTGAAAGGGGAGAGGACCGGCAAAAATTTAAGGATATCGTCGAAAAAATTGGTGGCGAGTCGGCTCGATCGCGGGTATGTCACAACATGGAGGAAGTTCATGAGACCGTCGCTGAGCTTGGCCTCCCTGTTGTCGTTCGCCCCTCGTTCACTATGGGCGGCCTGGGGTCTGGCCTTGCCTACACCTACGACGACATCGACCGCATTGCCGGAGGCGGATTAGCAGCCTCACCAGAGGCCAATGTGCTCATCGAAGAATCCATCCTGGGATGGAAAGAATATGAGCTCGAACTCATGCGGGATGGCAACGATAACGTCGTCATCGTATGTTCAATCGAAAACGTGGATGCGGTAGGAGTTCATACTGGTGACTCCGTCACTGTTGCCCCTGCGCTTACGTTGACCGACCGTGAGTTCCAGGTCATGCGTGACCAGGCCATCGCAATTCTGCGCGAGGTAGGTGTCGATACAGGCGGTTGTAATATCCAATTCGCGGTCAACCCTGACAATGGCCGCATTGTCACCATCGAGATGAATCCACGCGTGTCGCGTTCATCGGCCTTGGCATCGAAGGCGACCGGTTTCCCGATCGCGAAAATTGCTGCCAAGCTGGCGATTGGATACACCTTAGATGAAATTCGCAATGACATTACCGGTGTGACCCCGGCGGCGTTTGAACCTACATTGGACTATGTCGTCGTCAAGGCTCCTCGCTTTGCGTTCGAAAAATTCCCCGGTTCCGACGACACCCTGACCACGTCCATGAAGTCGGTGGGCGAAGCAATGGCATTGGGGCGCAATTATATTGCGGGCCTGAACAAGGTTCTTCGTTCCCTCGAGAACAAAGAAAGCGGCTTCTGGACATATCCCGACGAACACTTTGCTGGTGAATCGGCTAAGGACAAAGCGGCAGTCGTCGATATGCTCCGTGTGCCCAAAGAAGGACGCGTGTACCTCGTCGAACTCGCTCTTCGGCTGGGGGCCAGCGTCGATGAGGTCCACGAAGCTTCCGGCATTGACCCTTGGTTTATCGCTGAAATCGAACAACTTGTGGCTTTCCGTCAAGAGCTGGAAACTGCGCCGGTTCTCACCGAAAATCTATTACGTAGAGCAAAGTACCTCGGGCTCTCTGACGCGCAAATCGCCAGTGTGAGGCCCGAACTCGCTGGAGAGAATGGGGTGCGAACACTACGGTGGTCCCTCGGCATCCGCCCGGTATTCAAAACAGTGGATACCTGTGCGGCGGAGTTTGAGGCAAAAACTCCGTATCACTACAGCGCGTATGAACTCGATCCAGCTGCTGAAAGTGAAGTGACTCCTCAAAGAGAGAGAGAAAAGATCCTTATTCTCGGCTCCGGCCCCAATCGCATTGGCCAGGGGATTGAGTTTGACTATTCGTGTGTTCACGCGGCATTGGAACTCTCACGCATCGGCTATGAGACGGTCATGGTTAACTGCAACCCAGAAACGGTCTCTACCGACTATGACACGGCTGACCGTCTCTACTTTGAGCCGCTGACCTTTGAAGATGTCATGGAGGTCTACCACGCCGAATCCGAGTCGGGAAATGTGGCAGGCGTCATCTGCCAGTTGGGCGGGCAGACACCGCTAGGCCTTGCTGAGCGCCTCAAAGAGGCCGGCGTTCCGGTTATCGGAACAACTCCCGAGGCCATTAACCTGGCGGAAGACCGCGGTGAGTTCGGAGGCGTCCTCCAACGCTCTGGACTTCCGGCACCGGCATATGGAACAGCGAAGAATCTCGATGAAGCCCAGGCGGTCGCGTCGTCAATTGGCTATCCAGTGTTAGTCCGACCGTCCTACGTGTTGGGTGGCCGTGGCATGGAAATTGTTTATGATGACGACTCTCTCGCCGACTATATTTCGCGGGCAACCGAGATTACCCACGACCACCCCGTCCTTGTTGACCGCTTCTTGGACAATGCCATTGAAATCGACGTTGACGCTTTATGCGATGGTGATGAGGTTTATCTCGCCGGCGTTATGGAACACATTGAGGAAGCCGGTATTCACTCGGGCGACTCGGCCTGCGCTATTCCGCCCATGACCTTAGGCACAGAGGATATAGACACTGTCCGACGGTCCACGGCATCACTGGCTCGTGAAATCGGTGTTCGAGGCCTCATGAACGTCCAGTTCGCACTGAAAGATGACACTCTGTATGTCATCGAAGCGAATCCTCGAGCGTCGCGGACGGTGCCCTTCGTGTCCAAAGCGACCGGTGTTCCATTGGCGAAAGCCGCTGCCCGCATATCTGTCGGTGCCACACTCCATGAGCTGCGCATGGAGGGAATGATCCCCACTGACCACGACGGCGGTTCACTCCCGCTGGATGCGCCGATTGCCGTCAAGGAAGCGGTGTTGCCGTTCCGGAGATTCCGGCGGCAGGATGGTTCTCTGCTGGACTCGCTCCTGTCCCCAGAGATGAAGTCAACTGGTGAAGTCATGGGGCTTGACCGGGCGTTCGGTGCAGCCTATGCAAAGTCACAGGCTGGGGCTTACGGACGCCTTCCTATATCAGGCACGGTGTTTGTGTCGGTTGCCAACCATGACAAGCGGACCATGGTTTTCCCCACCCAACGTTTAGCTACGTTAGGGTTTTCGCTTCTAGCGACAGAAGGCACCGCGGGGATGCTCCGGCGCAATGGAATCCCATGTGAAGTCGTCGCGAAGCAATCGCAAGTCCATGAAGATAACCCCAGCGTCGACCATGTTGAAGTGGGAACCGTTCACCGGGATAAGGAAGGCCGCCGGTCCATCGTCGACCTTATTTTGGATGATCAAGTTGACCTCATCATCAACACACCAGCCGGGAGTTCTGGTGCGCGCCACGATGGTTACGAGATTCGCGCGGCAGCTTTGAATGCTGAGATTCCCTGCATCACGACGGTTCAGGCGGCAGTCGCAGCAGTCCAAGCCATCGAATCCATTCATGGCATCTCTGAGACGGCTCCGAAGGAACACGGGAGCGGTGGACAAGGAAACCCGCAGCCAGGTCAAGACGGTGCTGAAGAAGATGATCACAAGCCAAACGCATCGCTGATGGTGGCAGCAATCCAGGATCTTCATGCGTGA
- the pyrF gene encoding orotidine-5'-phosphate decarboxylase — MCVPQPSTSSSAGDSVPAGQEPSVSKYVPRGHSSFADRLAAAALNRSRLCVGIDPHPGLLAQWGLPATVNGLESFTMRCVEAFGTAVALVKPQVAFFESYGSRGFAVLEKAIAALHEAGTLVLADAKRGDIGSTMAAYADAWLGETSPLRCDAVTVSPYTGFGALEPVLDLAERQGQGVYVLAATSNPEAETLQSARIRRSRNSQRQDQRRPSHNADDGDSVAQHIVDECAARNQLYRRKTGSQFGNIGVVMGATLGLPTQGSDAVRRAPDLSALNGPVLLPGVGAQGASADDVRRLTTHVEPLAFPNISRAILKHGPDIGSLQRAVEANAQDYPGMVLE, encoded by the coding sequence ATGTGTGTTCCACAGCCGTCGACGTCGTCCTCGGCGGGCGATTCAGTACCGGCAGGTCAAGAGCCATCTGTGTCTAAGTATGTCCCCCGTGGGCATTCTTCATTTGCTGATCGCCTTGCCGCAGCAGCTCTGAATCGTTCGCGGTTATGTGTCGGGATCGATCCTCATCCGGGTCTACTTGCCCAGTGGGGACTTCCTGCCACAGTTAATGGGCTCGAGAGCTTTACTATGCGATGCGTCGAGGCTTTCGGCACAGCAGTCGCTTTGGTTAAGCCGCAAGTCGCCTTCTTCGAATCGTACGGTTCACGCGGCTTCGCAGTATTGGAGAAGGCGATCGCTGCCCTCCACGAGGCAGGGACACTTGTTCTTGCCGACGCCAAACGCGGCGATATTGGTTCAACGATGGCGGCCTACGCCGATGCCTGGCTAGGGGAGACCTCGCCGCTGCGATGTGACGCCGTGACCGTCAGCCCTTATACCGGTTTTGGCGCACTCGAGCCTGTGCTGGACCTTGCAGAGCGTCAAGGACAGGGCGTGTACGTCTTGGCAGCGACCTCGAATCCGGAGGCTGAGACTCTCCAATCAGCGCGGATTAGACGCTCGCGTAATTCGCAGCGTCAGGACCAGCGTCGTCCCTCACACAATGCCGACGACGGCGACAGCGTCGCTCAACACATCGTCGACGAATGTGCTGCGCGTAATCAGCTGTATCGTCGCAAAACTGGTAGCCAATTCGGAAACATCGGTGTCGTGATGGGGGCTACCTTAGGACTACCCACACAGGGATCAGACGCGGTACGTAGGGCTCCGGATCTGTCTGCCCTCAACGGCCCTGTCCTTCTTCCTGGGGTAGGGGCTCAAGGGGCGAGTGCGGATGATGTCCGTCGCCTCACGACACACGTCGAACCCCTAGCTTTCCCCAATATATCGAGGGCAATATTGAAACATGGCCCAGATATAGGTAGCTTGCAGAGGGCTGTGGAGGCGAATGCCCAGGACTACCCCGGTATGGTGTTAGAATGA
- the rpoZ gene encoding DNA-directed RNA polymerase subunit omega, with the protein MTTPNLASVNDDNVFDPPVGITNPPIDELLGKVSSKYALVIFAAKRARQINDYFKSVDDSVFEFVGPLVTPEPGEKPLSIALREINDGLLDHTEG; encoded by the coding sequence GTGACTACACCTAATTTGGCTTCTGTCAATGACGACAACGTATTTGACCCACCGGTAGGTATTACCAACCCACCGATTGACGAGCTACTGGGCAAGGTGTCGTCAAAGTACGCCCTTGTCATCTTTGCTGCTAAGCGAGCTCGCCAGATCAATGACTACTTCAAGAGCGTCGATGACTCGGTCTTTGAGTTCGTTGGCCCACTTGTCACCCCCGAGCCTGGTGAGAAGCCGCTCTCGATCGCTCTGCGTGAGATCAACGACGGCCTCCTCGACCACACCGAGGGCTAA
- a CDS encoding dihydroorotase has translation MSAQSWPETGTQAPPAHGSILLTGVRPYGEGDPMSVLITDGIIAEISPRIDAPEGARVLDLSGQVLLPGFVDIHVHLREPGREDTETLLTGSQAAARGGFTAVFTMPNTKPVMDDPSIVESVWYKGQKIGLCDVHPVGAITKQREGKELAELGMMRDSEAKVRMFSDDGTCVNDPEVMRRAVEYAKGLDVLLAQHCEDARLTEGAVAHEGTIAAELGLRGWPRVAEESIVARDSIMTRDYGGRVHICHASTEGTVSLVKWAKEQGLPVTAEVTPHHLILTDERLRTYDGVNKVNPPLREQRDVLALRSALRDRIIDCVATDHAPHGSEEKCCEFDHARPGMLGLETSLSIISQLFVETGLEDWRFVATVMSERPAEIVRLPGQGRPIAVGEPANLTAIDPDRRWVASGKNLASKADNTPYEGMEFRAKVTTTILRGHITCLDGEASQPLDRKVH, from the coding sequence TTGAGTGCTCAGTCGTGGCCGGAAACCGGCACACAGGCACCGCCTGCACACGGTTCGATCCTTCTCACAGGAGTGCGCCCGTATGGTGAAGGCGACCCCATGTCGGTTCTGATTACCGACGGCATCATCGCGGAAATTAGCCCGAGAATCGACGCGCCTGAGGGCGCTCGCGTCCTGGATCTGTCCGGTCAGGTTTTGTTGCCAGGATTCGTTGATATTCACGTTCACTTGCGCGAACCGGGCCGTGAAGATACAGAAACGTTGTTAACTGGGTCACAAGCTGCCGCACGAGGTGGTTTTACCGCGGTATTCACCATGCCGAATACCAAACCGGTAATGGACGATCCATCGATCGTCGAATCGGTGTGGTACAAAGGCCAAAAAATCGGTCTCTGCGATGTTCATCCCGTCGGAGCTATCACGAAACAACGTGAAGGGAAAGAGCTTGCTGAACTTGGGATGATGCGAGATTCAGAAGCTAAGGTCCGGATGTTCTCCGACGACGGAACATGTGTGAATGACCCCGAGGTGATGCGTCGAGCTGTGGAATACGCCAAGGGGCTCGATGTCTTATTAGCCCAACATTGTGAGGACGCACGCCTCACGGAGGGTGCTGTTGCCCATGAAGGAACGATCGCCGCCGAGCTCGGGCTTCGGGGATGGCCACGCGTTGCGGAAGAATCTATCGTCGCTCGTGATTCCATCATGACCAGGGACTATGGCGGACGTGTCCATATTTGTCACGCGTCCACCGAAGGTACGGTCTCCTTGGTGAAATGGGCGAAAGAACAGGGGCTTCCTGTTACTGCCGAGGTCACCCCTCATCACCTTATTCTTACTGACGAACGCCTCCGCACCTATGACGGTGTCAACAAAGTTAACCCGCCTCTCCGCGAACAAAGAGATGTTCTCGCGCTTCGCTCTGCGCTTCGGGATCGCATTATCGATTGTGTCGCCACCGACCACGCTCCCCACGGGTCCGAAGAAAAGTGCTGTGAGTTCGACCATGCACGGCCGGGAATGCTGGGGCTGGAAACATCGCTGAGCATTATCTCCCAGCTCTTTGTTGAAACGGGATTAGAAGACTGGCGTTTTGTCGCCACGGTGATGTCTGAACGCCCGGCGGAAATCGTTCGACTTCCTGGGCAGGGTCGTCCTATCGCCGTTGGCGAGCCAGCCAACCTGACCGCGATTGATCCCGATCGCCGCTGGGTAGCGAGCGGGAAGAACCTCGCTTCTAAAGCCGATAACACCCCGTACGAGGGTATGGAGTTTCGCGCGAAAGTCACCACCACGATTCTCCGTGGGCACATCACCTGCCTAGACGGTGAAGCCTCCCAGCCCTTGGACAGAAAGGTTCACTAG
- the coaBC gene encoding bifunctional phosphopantothenoylcysteine decarboxylase/phosphopantothenate--cysteine ligase CoaBC has translation MEEAVKIVLGVSGGIAAFKSCHVVRLLKEQGHDVHVIPTATSLKFIGCATWEALSGNSVSTSVFDGVPEVRHVSIGHTAELFVVAPATTDVIARLAHGRADDLLTASALMARCPVIVFPAMHTEMWTHPATQANVATLRQRGVTVVDPAHGRLTGPDSGPGRFAEPEQVVNLALSVARRQSQFPRDLEGRRVLITAGGTHENVDPVRFVGNRSSGKQGFALAEVAAARGAEVTVIAGATHELPTPLGSEVVRVESARDMYREVEKRDEDADIVVCAAAVADYRPAEEKGWKMKKSADKESTSLTTLSMVENPDILKSVVSRRQERTTRPEHAGQDESSTPNSTRPTIIVGFAAETGDPNHTPLEHAQLKLKDKGCELLVCNDVGQGKVFGRNTNRGWVLSRDGEVTDIPSTSKFGLADSVWDAVANYGGRVR, from the coding sequence ATTGAGGAAGCAGTGAAGATCGTTCTCGGTGTTTCAGGTGGAATTGCCGCGTTTAAATCCTGTCACGTCGTCCGATTACTTAAAGAGCAAGGCCACGACGTTCACGTTATTCCAACGGCAACTTCGCTGAAGTTTATCGGATGTGCAACGTGGGAGGCGCTCTCTGGGAATTCTGTCTCGACCTCTGTTTTCGACGGCGTCCCCGAGGTTCGGCACGTCAGTATTGGGCATACCGCCGAGTTATTCGTTGTTGCTCCGGCAACGACCGATGTAATCGCTCGCTTAGCTCATGGCCGGGCCGACGATCTCCTCACGGCCTCCGCATTAATGGCGAGGTGCCCCGTCATTGTTTTCCCCGCAATGCATACCGAGATGTGGACTCACCCGGCGACACAGGCCAATGTGGCAACTCTTCGCCAGAGAGGAGTTACTGTCGTCGATCCTGCACATGGGCGTTTAACGGGGCCTGATTCTGGTCCGGGCCGCTTTGCTGAGCCTGAGCAGGTGGTCAACTTGGCGTTGTCCGTAGCCCGACGGCAGAGTCAGTTTCCTCGCGATTTAGAAGGGCGCCGAGTCCTCATCACCGCAGGAGGAACGCACGAGAACGTGGACCCCGTGCGCTTCGTCGGTAATCGGTCATCTGGGAAACAGGGGTTTGCTCTGGCCGAGGTTGCCGCAGCTCGTGGCGCCGAGGTGACTGTTATCGCGGGCGCTACGCACGAGCTTCCTACTCCGCTTGGCTCTGAGGTTGTTCGCGTGGAATCGGCCAGGGATATGTATAGGGAAGTCGAGAAGCGCGACGAGGACGCGGATATTGTCGTGTGCGCTGCAGCTGTTGCGGATTACCGTCCAGCCGAAGAAAAGGGTTGGAAGATGAAGAAATCCGCAGACAAGGAGTCGACTTCCCTCACGACGTTGTCGATGGTGGAGAACCCAGACATCCTCAAAAGCGTTGTATCTCGTCGGCAAGAACGAACAACCCGACCCGAGCACGCAGGGCAGGATGAAAGTTCGACTCCGAACAGCACGAGGCCGACCATCATTGTTGGTTTTGCTGCAGAGACGGGGGACCCGAACCACACCCCGTTAGAGCACGCTCAGTTAAAGCTGAAGGATAAGGGCTGTGAATTATTGGTCTGTAATGACGTAGGCCAGGGGAAAGTGTTCGGGCGTAATACGAACAGAGGCTGGGTCTTGTCACGAGACGGAGAGGTCACCGATATCCCGTCGACATCGAAGTTTGGCTTAGCGGATTCAGTGTGGGATGCGGTTGCGAACTACGGGGGCCGCGTGCGCTAA
- the gmk gene encoding guanylate kinase, giving the protein MTTNRGNLVVLAGPSAVGKSTVVHRLRTTVPDLYFSVSMTTRAPRPGEEDGVDYLYVSDDEFTRHVEAGDMLEWAEIHGGLQRSGTPAGPVRDALDSNRPVLIEVDLEGARNVKKTLPEAHTVFLMPPSWEVLVERLTGRGTEPPDVIERRLETAHRELAAKDEFDHIVVNDSVDNAVRAIAALLTAERTS; this is encoded by the coding sequence TTGACAACAAATCGTGGCAATCTGGTGGTTCTCGCGGGACCCAGCGCAGTAGGAAAGTCCACAGTGGTTCATCGTCTGCGTACAACGGTGCCCGATTTGTACTTCAGCGTGTCTATGACGACACGGGCCCCCCGCCCCGGCGAGGAAGATGGTGTGGATTATTTGTACGTCTCCGACGACGAATTCACCCGCCATGTTGAAGCCGGGGACATGTTGGAGTGGGCTGAAATTCATGGCGGTCTTCAACGTTCTGGCACACCGGCTGGCCCCGTCCGTGACGCTCTTGACAGCAACCGCCCAGTCCTCATCGAGGTAGACCTAGAGGGTGCTCGGAATGTGAAGAAAACTCTTCCGGAGGCTCACACCGTTTTCCTCATGCCACCTTCATGGGAGGTTCTCGTCGAGCGTCTGACTGGTCGGGGCACTGAACCGCCGGATGTCATTGAACGTCGCCTCGAGACCGCCCATAGAGAGCTGGCTGCCAAGGATGAGTTCGACCACATCGTGGTTAATGACTCCGTGGACAACGCTGTTCGCGCTATTGCCGCACTACTCACGGCCGAAAGGACATCGTGA